In Shouchella patagoniensis, the following are encoded in one genomic region:
- a CDS encoding acetyl-CoA carboxylase biotin carboxylase subunit, protein MIQSILIANRGEIASRIIRTCQKMGIKTVSVYSDADKQAEHVQIADRAFHVGPSRVHESYLNQETIIACAKEADVDAIHPGYGLLSEQSSFAENCEKNGFIFIGPNANSISLMGDKLQARETMVHAGIPVVPGSADLQSKEAVVEEAKKIGYPVMLKAASGGGGIGIDICHTDEECRNAYEKNKKKAAMFFGDGSLYLEKGLVNPRHIEVQVIADKSGNILTVGERDCSIQRRHQKIVEEAPALDLSENTREKMYHIAKKAVSAIGYENAGTIEFLVDEDEMFYFLEMNTRLQVEHPVTEEVFGVDLVEWQIRIAAGEDLPWKQEDMNAKGHAIEVRVYAEDPVRFLPSPGTITEIQKPDGTGVRHECPVKTGSVITPFYDPMIAKMIIKGRNRVEAIEQLTRALETYRISGIKTNLATLRGIVNHPAFKKGNVNTSFMTVYGNELRLEEENK, encoded by the coding sequence ATGATTCAATCGATTTTAATAGCAAACCGAGGTGAAATTGCTTCACGGATTATTCGAACTTGTCAAAAGATGGGCATCAAGACGGTTTCAGTTTATTCAGACGCTGATAAACAAGCAGAGCATGTCCAAATAGCTGATCGTGCTTTCCATGTGGGTCCTTCTAGAGTTCATGAGAGTTATCTAAATCAAGAGACCATTATAGCTTGTGCGAAAGAAGCTGATGTAGACGCCATTCATCCTGGATATGGTTTATTAAGTGAGCAATCTTCCTTTGCAGAGAATTGCGAGAAGAATGGGTTCATCTTTATTGGTCCTAATGCAAACTCAATTTCATTAATGGGTGATAAGCTCCAAGCGCGTGAAACAATGGTTCATGCAGGAATACCCGTTGTGCCAGGTAGCGCTGATTTACAATCAAAAGAAGCGGTTGTTGAAGAAGCAAAAAAAATTGGTTATCCAGTTATGTTAAAAGCGGCATCGGGAGGAGGAGGCATAGGCATTGATATTTGTCACACAGACGAAGAGTGTCGCAATGCTTATGAGAAAAACAAAAAGAAAGCTGCGATGTTTTTTGGTGATGGATCCCTTTATTTAGAAAAAGGGCTTGTGAATCCACGTCATATAGAAGTTCAAGTTATAGCAGATAAAAGTGGAAACATCTTAACAGTTGGAGAAAGAGATTGTTCAATTCAAAGGAGACATCAAAAAATTGTAGAAGAAGCGCCAGCTTTAGATTTATCAGAGAACACTCGAGAAAAAATGTATCACATTGCTAAAAAAGCGGTCAGTGCGATTGGATACGAAAATGCAGGAACAATTGAATTTCTAGTAGACGAAGACGAAATGTTTTATTTTTTAGAAATGAACACACGGTTGCAAGTGGAGCATCCAGTAACTGAAGAAGTTTTTGGGGTTGACTTAGTTGAATGGCAGATCCGAATTGCTGCAGGAGAAGATTTACCTTGGAAACAAGAAGATATGAATGCCAAAGGGCATGCGATTGAAGTTCGAGTTTATGCCGAAGACCCAGTGCGTTTTTTGCCCTCTCCAGGAACCATTACGGAAATTCAAAAACCTGATGGAACAGGGGTTCGACATGAATGCCCGGTTAAAACTGGAAGTGTGATCACACCTTTTTACGATCCGATGATTGCAAAAATGATTATAAAAGGTAGAAATAGAGTTGAAGCAATTGAACAGTTAACTAGGGCTTTAGAAACTTATCGCATTAGTGGAATTAAAACAAACTTAGCTACATTACGTGGAATTGTGAACCACCCTGCTTTTAAAAAAGGAAATGTAAATACATCGTTTATGACAGTTTATGGGAATGAGTTGCGTTTAGAGGAGGAGAATAAATGA
- a CDS encoding acetyl-CoA carboxylase biotin carboxyl carrier protein subunit — MKQITATMAGNVWKVTVQLGDTVEVGQEVAILESMKMEIPIEAEVEGKVKAIQKPEGEFVNEGDVLIELE, encoded by the coding sequence ATGAAACAAATAACAGCGACCATGGCAGGAAATGTTTGGAAAGTGACTGTGCAACTTGGAGATACCGTTGAAGTTGGTCAAGAAGTAGCCATTTTAGAATCAATGAAAATGGAAATTCCAATAGAAGCAGAAGTAGAAGGTAAAGTTAAAGCGATTCAAAAGCCGGAAGGGGAATTCGTTAATGAGGGAGACGTGTTAATTGAGCTTGAATAA
- a CDS encoding enoyl-CoA hydratase-related protein: MNNSLVLFEEQEHIGIITLNRPNAANALSKKLLDELMHVCSLIASKATIRVVVLRSAGDKIFCAGADLKERAEMQEEEVFDAVKKISKTIETIAALPQPVIVEANGSAFGGGLELCLACDVRVFSEEAYYGLTETSLAIIPGAGGTQRLPRLIGEGRAKEMIYTSKRITGTIALSYGMCEYAVSAKDTSRITMDLAKQMASNGPLALRAAKHAMVTGRSLPLAEALDKEKEAYSSLLNTKDRLEGLLAFKEKRKASYQGH, from the coding sequence TTGAATAACAGCTTGGTATTATTTGAAGAACAAGAGCATATTGGAATCATTACACTTAATCGACCTAACGCAGCTAATGCTTTATCAAAAAAGTTATTGGATGAACTCATGCATGTTTGTTCATTAATAGCCAGCAAAGCTACTATTCGAGTTGTTGTTTTAAGGTCGGCAGGAGATAAAATTTTTTGTGCAGGAGCTGATTTAAAAGAGCGAGCTGAAATGCAAGAGGAAGAAGTTTTTGATGCAGTCAAAAAAATCTCTAAAACAATAGAAACTATTGCTGCATTACCTCAACCAGTTATCGTGGAAGCAAATGGAAGTGCTTTTGGAGGTGGTCTTGAACTCTGTCTGGCTTGTGATGTACGTGTATTTTCTGAAGAGGCATACTACGGTTTAACTGAAACGAGTCTGGCAATCATTCCAGGAGCTGGTGGTACTCAACGGTTACCCCGTCTCATCGGAGAAGGGCGCGCAAAAGAAATGATTTATACTTCTAAGAGAATAACTGGAACGATCGCTTTAAGTTACGGTATGTGTGAGTATGCAGTTTCAGCGAAGGATACATCAAGAATAACCATGGACCTTGCAAAACAAATGGCAAGTAATGGACCACTTGCTTTAAGGGCAGCCAAGCATGCAATGGTAACAGGTCGTTCTCTTCCATTAGCAGAGGCTTTGGATAAAGAAAAAGAAGCGTATAGCAGCTTATTAAATACGAAAGACCGCTTAGAAGGCTTACTTGCATTTAAAGAGAAACGAAAAGCATCTTATCAAGGACACTAG
- a CDS encoding acyl-CoA carboxylase subunit beta — MKTEEVKTEKEAFLYKGGQQKYHKQNSEKGKLFVRDRLTLLLDNGLTTEDGLFANSEAEGLPADGVICGMGTIDGKSVCVMANDSTVKAGSWGSRTVEKIIRIQETAEKLSVPMLYLVDSAGARITDQVEMFPGRRGAGRIFHNQVKLSGKIPQVCILFGPSAAGGAYIPAFCDVVIMVDGNASMYLGSPRMAQMVIGENVSLEEMGGAAMHCSVSGCGDILARNEHEAISQARAYLSYMPKSYKEKPSISEALSPKDLPKTIEEIIPANQNAPFNMYDLLDRLIDNDSFFEIKKRFAPELITGLARLNGRVIGIIANQPKAKGGVLFHDSADKAARFITLCDAFHIPLLFLADIPGFMIGTKVERAGIIRHGAKMITAMAQATVPKISVIVRKAYGAGLYAMAGPAFDPDCCLALPQAQIAVMGPEAAVNAVYANKIAELPEEERQTFIEEKRREYKENINIYRLASELVIDGIVNGNDLRRELIDRFKLYESKDIIFTDRKHPVYPV; from the coding sequence ATGAAGACGGAAGAAGTGAAGACAGAAAAAGAGGCTTTTCTTTATAAAGGAGGGCAACAAAAATACCATAAGCAGAACTCGGAAAAAGGGAAATTATTTGTTCGTGATCGGCTAACACTTCTACTTGATAATGGTTTGACAACCGAAGATGGATTATTTGCAAATAGTGAAGCAGAAGGATTACCTGCGGATGGTGTGATCTGTGGAATGGGAACAATCGATGGCAAATCGGTTTGTGTAATGGCAAATGATTCGACAGTTAAAGCTGGTTCATGGGGTTCCAGAACAGTTGAAAAAATCATTCGAATTCAGGAAACAGCAGAAAAACTTAGTGTGCCGATGCTGTATTTAGTTGATTCAGCTGGAGCAAGAATTACGGATCAAGTGGAAATGTTTCCAGGTAGAAGAGGTGCAGGGAGAATATTTCACAACCAAGTAAAACTATCCGGTAAAATTCCACAAGTGTGCATATTATTTGGACCTTCAGCAGCAGGTGGAGCTTATATACCAGCTTTTTGTGATGTTGTGATAATGGTTGACGGAAATGCTTCTATGTATTTAGGGTCACCGAGGATGGCTCAAATGGTAATTGGAGAAAATGTATCGCTTGAAGAAATGGGTGGTGCTGCTATGCATTGTTCCGTTTCTGGCTGTGGCGATATTTTAGCGAGAAATGAACACGAAGCGATTTCACAAGCGAGAGCTTATTTAAGTTATATGCCAAAAAGTTATAAAGAGAAACCTTCAATTTCTGAAGCATTGTCACCTAAAGATTTGCCGAAAACAATTGAAGAAATCATACCAGCCAATCAAAATGCGCCATTTAATATGTATGATTTACTAGACCGTCTCATTGATAACGATAGTTTCTTTGAAATTAAAAAAAGATTTGCTCCAGAACTAATTACTGGTTTAGCTCGTTTAAATGGGCGTGTTATTGGAATTATAGCTAATCAGCCAAAAGCAAAGGGAGGTGTCCTTTTTCATGATTCCGCTGACAAAGCTGCTCGATTCATTACGTTATGCGATGCATTCCATATTCCTTTGCTGTTCTTAGCCGATATACCAGGATTTATGATTGGTACAAAAGTGGAAAGAGCTGGCATTATACGTCATGGCGCAAAAATGATTACTGCAATGGCACAAGCAACAGTACCAAAAATTTCAGTGATTGTGCGAAAAGCTTATGGTGCTGGGCTTTATGCGATGGCTGGGCCTGCATTCGACCCTGATTGTTGTTTAGCATTGCCGCAAGCTCAAATAGCGGTTATGGGACCAGAAGCGGCAGTTAATGCGGTTTATGCGAATAAAATAGCGGAGTTACCTGAAGAAGAAAGACAAACATTTATAGAAGAAAAACGACGAGAGTACAAGGAGAATATTAATATTTATCGACTAGCATCAGAGCTAGTAATTGATGGCATCGTAAATGGCAATGATTTGAGAAGGGAATTAATTGACAGGTTTAAGCTTTATGAGAGCAAAGATATCATATTCACAGACCGAAAACATCCTGTTTACCCGGTTTAA
- a CDS encoding alpha/beta-type small acid-soluble spore protein, with the protein MANNNSSNNLVVPGVQQAIDQMKYEIASEFGVNLGGDTTSRANGSVGGEITKRLVQMAEQQLGGGYQK; encoded by the coding sequence ATGGCAAATAACAATAGTTCAAACAACCTTGTTGTACCTGGCGTACAACAAGCAATCGATCAAATGAAATATGAAATTGCTTCAGAATTCGGAGTAAACCTTGGTGGAGACACTACTTCTCGTGCAAACGGGTCTGTAGGTGGAGAAATCACAAAGCGTCTAGTTCAAATGGCTGAACAACAACTTGGTGGCGGCTACCAAAAGTAA
- a CDS encoding ABC transporter ATP-binding protein: MSSIELKNVYKIYDGDVTAVTDFNLNIEDKEFIVFVGPSGCGKSTTLRMIAGLEEISQGDLVIGDKRMNDVAPKDRDIAMVFQNYALYPHMNVYDNMAFGLKLRKFKKDEIKARVNNAAKILGLEEMLDRKPKAMSGGQRQRVALGRAIVRDPQVFLMDEPLSNLDAKLRVQMRAEITKLHKRLQTTTIYVTHDQTEAMTMATRIVIMKDGFIQQIGTPKDVYDNPENVFVGGFIGSPSMNFLSGKLDGNNFLINDQRIRVPEGKLSVLREQGFLDKELILGIRPEDIHDEPVFISSSEDTKINALIDVAELTGAETVLYSSIEGQEFVARVDSRTTAQSGDTIELAFNMNKAHFFNPENEQRIR, from the coding sequence ATGTCATCGATTGAATTAAAGAATGTTTATAAAATTTATGATGGGGACGTAACTGCAGTAACAGATTTTAACCTTAACATTGAAGATAAAGAGTTTATCGTATTTGTTGGCCCATCTGGGTGCGGAAAATCAACTACACTACGTATGATTGCCGGACTGGAAGAGATTTCACAAGGAGATCTTGTCATTGGTGATAAACGCATGAATGATGTCGCACCTAAAGACCGAGATATTGCAATGGTTTTCCAAAACTATGCTCTTTACCCACATATGAATGTGTATGATAACATGGCCTTCGGTTTAAAATTACGTAAATTCAAAAAAGATGAAATAAAAGCACGTGTAAATAACGCTGCAAAGATACTTGGTCTTGAAGAAATGCTTGATCGTAAACCTAAAGCAATGTCAGGTGGGCAGCGCCAGCGTGTAGCCCTTGGTCGTGCAATCGTTCGTGATCCACAAGTATTCTTAATGGATGAGCCTTTATCAAACCTTGATGCCAAATTGCGTGTGCAAATGCGTGCAGAAATTACCAAGCTTCACAAACGCCTACAAACAACAACGATTTACGTTACTCATGACCAAACAGAAGCGATGACAATGGCTACACGCATTGTCATTATGAAAGATGGGTTTATTCAACAAATAGGAACACCTAAAGATGTTTATGATAATCCCGAAAATGTTTTTGTTGGTGGTTTTATTGGATCACCTTCAATGAACTTTTTATCAGGTAAACTCGATGGGAATAATTTCCTTATTAATGACCAACGCATTCGTGTTCCAGAAGGAAAACTTTCTGTCCTTAGAGAACAGGGATTCTTAGACAAAGAACTCATTTTAGGCATTCGTCCTGAAGATATTCATGATGAACCCGTGTTTATCTCTTCTTCAGAAGACACAAAGATTAATGCTTTAATTGATGTAGCTGAATTAACGGGTGCAGAAACTGTCTTATATTCTTCTATTGAAGGACAAGAATTTGTAGCCCGTGTAGATTCACGTACGACAGCACAAAGCGGCGATACAATTGAGCTAGCATTTAATATGAATAAAGCCCACTTCTTTAATCCTGAAAACGAACAACGAATTCGATAA
- a CDS encoding PucR family transcriptional regulator: MKSTIQSTFHYALWKKSDLIEERWTLQYGQDLFHFNRTKLSEGEQLLLSVLFTEVTNVPKPHTPTEKTWYQFLYANGPHPDESTAYTTVHFQLEHGLDDVSSFREAVLSSFPIDTNLIWNSATKGLLLFKSDGDFLDLHAIVELIEADFYTKVHLFLGVPAKGSRLYDAIQFEAELFSHKLKKRTAQTVFTASEASLAELLDSISDSVFNKLQQHFLPPEVIEDEELLKTIRVYLQNNLNNSQTAKSLHLHRNSLQYRLDKFKTLTGIEIRDFYQAVFTSLLLSPK; encoded by the coding sequence ATGAAATCTACTATTCAATCAACGTTTCATTATGCTCTTTGGAAAAAAAGCGACCTTATAGAAGAGCGCTGGACGTTGCAATATGGACAAGACCTCTTTCACTTTAATCGAACCAAACTTTCAGAAGGTGAACAACTCCTACTTTCAGTATTGTTTACTGAAGTAACAAATGTTCCTAAACCCCACACACCTACAGAAAAGACTTGGTATCAATTTTTATATGCTAATGGGCCTCATCCTGATGAATCGACAGCTTATACAACTGTGCATTTCCAGCTCGAACATGGTCTAGATGATGTTTCTTCATTTCGAGAAGCTGTTCTTAGCTCATTCCCCATTGACACGAACCTAATTTGGAACTCCGCAACTAAAGGGTTGCTTTTATTTAAGTCAGATGGGGATTTCCTAGACCTTCATGCAATCGTGGAATTAATCGAAGCCGATTTTTATACGAAAGTTCACTTATTTTTGGGGGTACCTGCTAAAGGATCACGTCTTTATGACGCTATCCAGTTTGAAGCTGAATTGTTTTCCCATAAGCTTAAAAAACGAACGGCTCAGACAGTGTTTACAGCATCTGAAGCAAGCCTAGCGGAATTATTGGACAGTATATCCGATAGCGTCTTTAACAAATTGCAGCAACATTTTTTGCCCCCTGAAGTGATTGAAGATGAAGAGCTTCTTAAAACAATTCGGGTTTACTTACAAAACAATTTAAACAATTCACAGACAGCAAAATCCCTACATTTACATAGAAACAGCTTGCAATATCGACTTGATAAGTTTAAAACGTTAACTGGAATTGAAATTCGCGATTTTTATCAAGCTGTTTTTACTTCCCTCTTACTTTCACCAAAATAA
- a CDS encoding DUF5342 family protein — protein MLVHFQYKALTVFGRKQKWAFSCYFESRFVSGIYHYNGDILWQTGPHDPTKQELLKKAVHDLMLYHVYESEHQPNV, from the coding sequence ATGCTCGTTCATTTTCAATATAAAGCCCTTACCGTCTTCGGTAGAAAACAAAAATGGGCTTTTTCATGTTATTTCGAGAGCCGTTTTGTTTCTGGAATTTATCACTATAATGGTGATATCTTATGGCAAACAGGACCACATGATCCAACGAAACAAGAATTACTCAAAAAAGCAGTTCATGACCTCATGCTTTACCATGTGTATGAATCTGAACATCAACCAAACGTATAA
- a CDS encoding DUF445 domain-containing protein, whose product MHWISLVFLLAVVGAIVGAVTNALAIRMLFRPHRAYYIGKWQLPFTPGLLPRRQKELSVQLGNIVANHLLTAEGLSKKIGSELFSTELNNWLRNKVESWLKSEQTIESLLKPLFSQDTGRDQLVIRSKSWLKTRIIRYLQENQSTSVKKIVPVELQLNVATRLPEAAEMILNKASAYVDSEDGIERISAMIKQFLATKGKLGGMVSMFISSDKLVDMAIPEIRKFLADEQTNEMLHGLLAKEWNTFLEKPLSTFSADMYVETIVDKLTDGIQGQIPLLNWYDTPLHQWSEPFITPISEKWAPELVKLLTGYIQTNITGILKQLRLEEVIEQQVASFSMAHLESLIMDITKKELRMITLLGGLIGGIVGLIQAVIVHFFY is encoded by the coding sequence GTGCATTGGATTTCTTTAGTTTTTTTATTAGCTGTAGTTGGAGCGATTGTTGGTGCTGTGACAAATGCGCTTGCTATAAGAATGCTTTTTCGGCCGCATCGAGCTTACTACATTGGAAAATGGCAGCTCCCTTTTACACCTGGCTTGCTGCCGCGTAGACAAAAAGAACTTTCCGTTCAGCTTGGAAATATTGTGGCAAATCATTTACTAACTGCTGAGGGGTTAAGTAAAAAAATTGGGAGTGAATTGTTTTCAACAGAATTAAACAATTGGCTCCGTAATAAAGTTGAAAGCTGGTTAAAAAGTGAGCAAACGATTGAATCACTTTTAAAACCATTATTCTCACAGGATACTGGACGTGATCAACTTGTGATTCGTTCTAAATCTTGGTTAAAAACACGAATAATCCGTTACTTGCAAGAAAATCAATCAACTTCTGTTAAGAAGATTGTACCTGTCGAGCTACAGCTTAATGTGGCAACTAGGTTGCCTGAAGCAGCAGAGATGATTCTTAATAAGGCTAGCGCATACGTTGATAGTGAAGATGGAATAGAACGCATAAGTGCTATGATAAAACAATTTTTAGCTACAAAAGGGAAGCTTGGCGGAATGGTATCAATGTTTATCTCAAGTGATAAGCTTGTTGATATGGCCATTCCAGAGATTAGAAAATTTTTAGCGGATGAGCAGACAAATGAAATGTTGCATGGGTTGCTTGCTAAAGAATGGAATACCTTTTTGGAAAAACCACTTTCAACTTTTTCTGCGGACATGTACGTTGAAACCATTGTTGATAAATTAACTGATGGAATTCAAGGTCAAATACCGCTCTTAAATTGGTATGATACCCCTCTTCACCAATGGTCAGAACCATTTATCACACCGATCTCGGAAAAGTGGGCTCCAGAATTAGTGAAATTATTGACAGGATATATTCAGACAAATATTACAGGCATATTGAAGCAATTACGATTGGAAGAAGTAATTGAACAACAAGTAGCTTCTTTTTCAATGGCTCATTTGGAAAGTTTAATTATGGACATAACAAAGAAAGAATTACGGATGATCACTTTATTAGGA